A DNA window from Magnetococcales bacterium contains the following coding sequences:
- a CDS encoding Rpn family recombination-promoting nuclease/putative transposase: protein MKFIDPRIDFAFKKIFGSEDAKDILISFLESLLGLEGDRCIAELTILDPFLAPRIKELKSSILDVRCKDQRGIDYIVEMQIEKVDGFLKRIQYNSAKAYTQQIAKGEHYPSLNQVIAVTIVDFVMFPDFVHCVSCHESRETITGNAYLNEILYYFIELPKFGKALDACGGILEKWIYFIRYAEALDRVPEQLDLPPFRHAFEKAMMANMTQDELELYDKAGIAIADARGRVELARKEGRQEGRQEGRQEEAAAMLLKLIRRKFGQTPDWVTGKVKAASLEWIDVWSDNFVFANSVDEVFASHEVEEQRAPGSR, encoded by the coding sequence ATGAAATTCATCGACCCGCGCATCGACTTCGCCTTCAAGAAGATCTTCGGCAGTGAGGATGCCAAGGATATCCTGATTTCGTTTCTGGAGAGTCTGCTTGGTCTGGAGGGCGATCGATGCATTGCCGAATTGACCATCCTGGATCCTTTTCTGGCTCCCCGCATCAAGGAACTCAAATCCTCCATCCTGGATGTACGGTGCAAGGACCAACGGGGCATTGATTATATTGTGGAAATGCAGATCGAGAAGGTGGATGGGTTTTTGAAACGCATCCAATACAACAGCGCCAAGGCGTATACCCAACAGATCGCCAAGGGTGAGCATTATCCCAGTTTAAACCAGGTGATTGCCGTTACCATTGTCGATTTTGTCATGTTCCCGGATTTTGTCCATTGCGTCTCTTGCCACGAGTCGCGTGAAACCATTACCGGCAACGCATATCTGAATGAGATTCTTTATTATTTTATTGAGTTGCCGAAATTTGGCAAGGCCCTGGACGCGTGTGGCGGCATTCTTGAAAAATGGATTTATTTTATCAGATACGCCGAAGCCCTGGATCGGGTTCCGGAACAGTTGGACCTGCCACCCTTTCGCCATGCGTTCGAGAAAGCCATGATGGCCAATATGACGCAGGATGAATTGGAACTGTACGACAAAGCCGGAATCGCCATCGCCGACGCACGCGGACGGGTGGAACTGGCAAGAAAGGAAGGGCGACAGGAAGGGCGACAGGAAGGGCGACAGGAAGAAGCCGCAGCCATGCTCTTGAAATTGATACGCCGCAAGTTTGGCCAGACACCAGACTGGGTGACCGGGAAGGTGAAGGCTGCGAGTCTGGAATGGATCGACGTATGGAGCGACAATTTCGTGTTCGCGAATTCCGTGGATGAGGTGTTCGCGTCCCATGAGGTGGAAGAACAACGCGCACCAGGATCAAGATAG
- a CDS encoding diguanylate cyclase: protein MTEDLPGPDNRFLQSLTILFVEDDPDIHTLLDRVITHHAGTLITALDGEEGWQRFQEQQPDIIVTDILMPTLDGLAMTKRIRDLNAEIPIIVTTAHSDAEFFLRSIDLGIDRYVLKPTSPQTLLKALNHCARALWRRREQESANRYVRFILDIQPNLLLVTNNERLEYINRAFLNLLGFGTLEDFLASDPHLGTRLLTREGTPLDPDRQTGEWIHALLNLSQECGIVHLRCSDPQKTTSTPFAVTFNALPELNRYIFSFSDVTHLEKEKQQLETQAFTDALTGTCNRARLQGVLNAELRRAHRHEIPLSVILCDIDHFKRVNDRFGHQVGDDVLRQVSSLMATNIRTEDILARWGGEEFMIVSPQNDLENMRQLAEKLRALIETTPFPTVQNITCSFGVAQRQDDDTIRTLTERADKALYAAKSAGRNRVEIGTRD from the coding sequence ATGACCGAAGACCTTCCCGGCCCGGACAACCGGTTTCTGCAATCCCTGACCATCTTGTTCGTGGAAGACGATCCGGACATCCACACGCTGCTGGACCGGGTCATCACCCACCATGCCGGTACCCTGATCACTGCCCTCGACGGCGAAGAGGGATGGCAGCGGTTCCAGGAACAACAACCCGACATCATCGTCACCGACATCCTCATGCCCACCCTTGACGGTCTGGCCATGACCAAAAGGATCCGGGATCTGAACGCCGAAATTCCCATCATCGTCACCACCGCCCATTCCGACGCAGAATTTTTCCTGCGCTCCATCGATCTGGGGATCGACCGTTATGTACTCAAGCCCACCTCCCCCCAGACCCTGCTCAAGGCCCTGAACCACTGCGCCCGCGCCCTGTGGCGCCGACGGGAACAGGAGTCGGCCAACCGTTACGTGCGTTTCATCTTGGACATCCAGCCCAACTTGTTGCTGGTCACCAACAACGAACGCCTGGAATACATCAATCGGGCCTTCCTGAATCTGCTCGGTTTTGGAACCCTGGAAGATTTCCTGGCCAGCGATCCCCATCTGGGCACCCGACTCCTGACCCGTGAAGGCACACCCTTGGACCCGGACCGCCAGACCGGAGAGTGGATTCACGCCCTGTTGAACCTCTCCCAGGAGTGCGGCATCGTCCATTTGCGCTGTTCGGATCCCCAAAAGACCACCTCCACCCCCTTTGCCGTCACCTTCAACGCCCTGCCGGAGTTGAACCGCTACATCTTTTCGTTTTCCGATGTCACCCACCTGGAAAAAGAAAAACAGCAACTCGAAACCCAAGCCTTCACCGACGCCTTGACCGGAACCTGCAACCGGGCGCGACTACAAGGGGTACTCAACGCCGAACTGCGTCGGGCGCATCGCCACGAAATCCCGCTTTCGGTGATTTTGTGCGACATCGACCATTTCAAACGGGTCAACGACCGGTTCGGTCATCAGGTCGGAGACGATGTGCTCCGGCAGGTGTCGAGCCTGATGGCGACCAACATACGCACCGAAGACATTCTGGCCCGCTGGGGCGGGGAGGAGTTCATGATCGTCTCGCCCCAAAACGATCTGGAAAACATGCGCCAGTTGGCGGAAAAATTGCGCGCCCTCATCGAAACCACCCCTTTTCCCACGGTGCAAAACATCACGTGCAGCTTCGGCGTGGCCCAACGCCAAGACGACGACACCATCCGCACCCTGACGGAACGGGCGGACAAGGCGTTGTACGCCGCCAAAAGCGCAGGCCGCAACCGGGTCGAGATCGGAACCCGGGATTAG
- a CDS encoding methyltransferase domain-containing protein, with protein sequence MEPAIPVELRPFARLDPRRVRRGLSRAAPVAQEDLLASIDQHLMERIAEIRLEPAHILECGRTPGNLARQLQQRHPKARVVSVGIAPPTEPMVTGIRLPWKRHPAAITGDPVRLPLPSDHFDLVVSNMMLHWSTDPMATLKELRRVLKPDAPLLLVTMGEASLGELRQLLAQIDQERHGRVWIRVPEFPSLHDLGEQLAGAGFALPVVDRDLWCPRFADAHALLAEIRRMGATNPHRQRPSTLMGKGYPRHLTETYRAQRGYADGSIPVTLEILFGHAWKKARTPAMQPISPPVRP encoded by the coding sequence ATGGAACCGGCCATCCCTGTAGAACTCCGCCCTTTTGCCCGTCTGGACCCGCGACGGGTGCGACGGGGCTTGAGCCGCGCCGCGCCCGTCGCACAGGAGGATCTGCTGGCCTCCATCGACCAGCACCTGATGGAACGGATCGCAGAGATCCGTCTGGAGCCGGCGCACATACTGGAATGCGGTCGAACTCCCGGAAATCTCGCCCGACAGTTGCAACAGCGCCATCCCAAGGCGCGGGTGGTCTCCGTGGGAATCGCGCCCCCCACCGAACCCATGGTCACCGGAATCCGCCTTCCCTGGAAACGCCATCCCGCAGCCATCACCGGCGATCCGGTCCGACTGCCCTTGCCCTCGGATCATTTCGATCTGGTGGTCTCCAACATGATGCTCCACTGGTCCACCGATCCGATGGCCACCCTCAAGGAGCTGCGCCGCGTGCTCAAACCCGACGCCCCTCTGTTGCTGGTCACCATGGGAGAAGCCTCCCTCGGGGAGTTGCGTCAGCTCCTGGCCCAAATCGACCAGGAGCGCCACGGTCGGGTCTGGATCCGTGTGCCGGAATTTCCCTCGCTCCACGATCTGGGGGAACAGTTGGCCGGAGCGGGCTTTGCGCTGCCGGTGGTGGATCGGGATCTGTGGTGCCCCCGTTTCGCTGACGCCCACGCCCTGCTCGCAGAAATCCGTCGCATGGGCGCCACCAATCCCCATCGCCAACGACCTTCCACCCTCATGGGCAAAGGGTATCCCCGACACCTAACGGAAACCTATCGCGCCCAACGGGGTTACGCCGACGGCTCGATCCCCGTCACCTTGGAAATTCTCTTCGGACACGCCTGGAAAAAGGCGCGAACCCCTGCGATGCAGCCCATTTCACCCCCTGTCAGGCCGTGA
- a CDS encoding hemerythrin family protein produces the protein MMDSQQNMPDTFRLDYPLIDVQHEVLFALYHEVGLALGGGDEPFDLADIFSGLNFYVDTHLAFEENAMLVTGYPQLDTHRIGHQALRDGVGGLYARFLSASEPQESRQIAGQIADFLYAWLEEHIARVDRDLCRHLKEHAFGE, from the coding sequence ATGATGGATTCTCAACAGAACATGCCGGATACGTTCCGACTGGATTATCCGCTGATTGACGTTCAACATGAGGTGCTGTTCGCCTTGTATCACGAAGTGGGTCTGGCATTGGGAGGGGGAGACGAACCTTTTGATCTGGCTGATATTTTTTCGGGTCTGAACTTCTACGTGGATACCCATCTGGCCTTCGAGGAGAATGCCATGTTGGTCACCGGCTATCCCCAACTCGATACCCATCGCATCGGGCATCAGGCGTTGCGGGATGGGGTGGGCGGGTTGTATGCCCGGTTTCTGAGCGCTTCCGAACCCCAGGAGTCCCGGCAGATCGCAGGACAGATCGCGGATTTTTTGTATGCTTGGCTGGAAGAGCATATCGCCAGGGTGGACAGAGATTTGTGTCGCCATTTGAAGGAACATGCTTTTGGTGAGTGA
- a CDS encoding STAS domain-containing protein has protein sequence MALNISTDGERVVVRLPKLFGFAVRSEFKQATSGHPSGTKYKLDFQDVERMDSSALGMLLLLRETSGGLSSDILIVNPRTEIRKLLQLANFHTLFKMA, from the coding sequence ATGGCATTGAATATTTCTACGGACGGGGAGAGAGTGGTGGTGCGTCTTCCCAAGTTGTTTGGATTCGCTGTGCGCAGTGAATTCAAACAGGCGACCAGCGGCCATCCGAGCGGCACCAAGTACAAATTGGATTTCCAGGATGTCGAAAGAATGGACAGTTCGGCTTTGGGCATGCTGTTGCTGTTGCGTGAGACCTCGGGGGGGCTGTCTTCGGATATCCTGATTGTCAATCCCCGTACCGAAATCCGCAAACTGTTGCAATTGGCCAATTTTCACACTCTGTTCAAAATGGCGTGA
- a CDS encoding ComF family protein has protein sequence MPSAPENHCLRCGRSTGSPESGCAGCLNDAEASDAVYFAFQYEGLAARLILGFKFADRSEWGVLLGRLCWERLGRGLDWENPDLVIPMPLHPWRLLARRYNQSALLAGELALRLDRPLVTDLLYRRRRTLPQTRLDAKSRRDNVRGAFRVEGDGVRGRTVLLVDDVMTTGATLGAAVAVLKKAGASRVIGVCLARVEYEVGMNESTVT, from the coding sequence TTGCCTTCCGCACCCGAAAATCACTGTTTGCGTTGTGGTCGATCCACCGGGAGTCCCGAATCGGGATGCGCGGGATGTCTGAACGATGCCGAAGCGTCGGACGCGGTTTATTTCGCTTTTCAATATGAAGGGTTGGCGGCGCGCTTGATTCTGGGTTTCAAGTTTGCGGACCGCTCCGAATGGGGCGTGTTGCTGGGTCGGTTGTGCTGGGAACGCCTGGGGCGGGGGTTGGATTGGGAAAATCCGGATTTGGTGATTCCCATGCCCTTGCATCCCTGGCGACTGCTCGCACGGCGTTACAATCAGTCCGCCTTGCTGGCCGGGGAGTTGGCGCTCAGACTGGATCGTCCGTTGGTGACGGATCTGCTGTATCGTCGTCGTCGCACCCTGCCTCAAACCCGTCTCGATGCCAAAAGCCGCCGCGACAATGTACGCGGCGCCTTCCGGGTGGAGGGGGATGGGGTGCGGGGTCGGACGGTGCTGCTGGTGGACGACGTGATGACCACCGGAGCCACCTTGGGAGCGGCGGTTGCGGTTTTGAAAAAGGCTGGCGCCTCCCGGGTGATCGGGGTGTGTCTGGCCCGGGTGGAATATGAAGTCGGTATGAATGAATCCACTGTGACATGA
- the grxC gene encoding glutaredoxin 3 yields the protein MPEIVMYSTTVCPFCVRAKMLLKKKNVSFEEINLDKAPERRDEMVKRAGGRRTVPQIFINDEHIGGCDDLHALDAAGELDPLLAS from the coding sequence ATGCCCGAGATTGTGATGTACAGCACGACGGTCTGTCCTTTTTGCGTGCGCGCCAAGATGTTGTTGAAAAAGAAAAATGTCTCTTTCGAGGAGATCAATCTCGACAAGGCCCCGGAGCGTCGCGATGAAATGGTGAAGCGCGCCGGAGGACGGCGTACCGTGCCGCAGATTTTCATCAATGACGAACACATCGGGGGATGCGACGATCTCCATGCCCTGGACGCGGCGGGTGAACTGGATCCTTTGCTGGCGTCGTGA
- a CDS encoding carbon-nitrogen hydrolase family protein, which produces MSPLAAVIQMNSGSDRSVNLSMAEGLMEAAVARGARLLVLPENFSFFGGNEEEKRAAREDPENGPSLTFLKEFAARHRVWVVGGSVPLADPASGKALNTCFLVDETGNACARYDKMHLFDVDVGDGSRYRESDQVRPGTRPVVAQTPFGRIGLAICYDLRFPELFRALVAQDAEIFTLPAAFTVVTGRDHWETLIKARAIENFAYVLAAGQWGQHAAGRQTYGRSLVVEPWGMVVAQCADGVGFALAPLERERVVQCRQRIPCLTHRKL; this is translated from the coding sequence ATGTCTCCTCTGGCGGCGGTGATTCAGATGAACTCCGGTTCCGACCGGAGTGTCAATCTATCGATGGCCGAAGGGTTGATGGAAGCCGCGGTGGCGCGGGGTGCCCGTCTGCTGGTGCTGCCGGAGAATTTTTCCTTTTTCGGTGGCAACGAGGAGGAAAAAAGGGCCGCCCGGGAGGATCCGGAAAACGGTCCGAGTCTCACCTTTCTGAAAGAATTCGCCGCCCGACATCGGGTCTGGGTCGTCGGAGGCTCCGTTCCTCTGGCGGATCCCGCCTCCGGCAAGGCGCTCAACACCTGTTTTTTGGTGGACGAGACCGGGAACGCCTGCGCCCGCTACGACAAGATGCATCTGTTCGATGTGGATGTGGGGGATGGCAGCCGTTACCGGGAGTCGGATCAGGTGCGACCCGGCACCCGCCCGGTGGTGGCTCAGACCCCCTTTGGTCGCATCGGGCTGGCGATCTGTTATGATTTGCGCTTTCCCGAACTGTTCCGCGCCCTGGTGGCGCAAGACGCGGAGATCTTCACCCTGCCGGCGGCTTTCACCGTGGTGACGGGGCGGGATCACTGGGAGACCTTGATCAAGGCCCGGGCGATCGAGAATTTCGCTTATGTGCTGGCCGCCGGACAGTGGGGTCAGCACGCGGCGGGCAGGCAGACCTATGGCCGTTCCCTGGTGGTGGAACCCTGGGGCATGGTGGTGGCCCAGTGCGCCGATGGCGTGGGGTTCGCCCTGGCCCCGCTGGAGCGGGAACGGGTGGTCCAGTGTCGTCAGCGCATCCCCTGTTTGACCCATCGCAAACTGTGA
- a CDS encoding cold-shock protein: protein MSQTVRGTVKWFNNSKGFGFLAPEDGSEDVFVHFSAIKADGFKSLEEGQKVKFEVVRGQKGLQAANVEAA, encoded by the coding sequence ATGTCTCAAACGGTTCGCGGCACGGTCAAGTGGTTCAACAATTCAAAAGGTTTCGGGTTCCTGGCCCCGGAAGATGGCAGCGAAGATGTGTTTGTCCATTTTTCCGCCATCAAGGCCGATGGATTCAAGTCCCTGGAAGAGGGACAGAAGGTGAAGTTTGAAGTGGTCCGTGGCCAGAAAGGCCTGCAGGCGGCGAATGTCGAGGCGGCCTGA
- a CDS encoding GNAT family N-acetyltransferase: protein MGQAFSEKDFFLKAFRGLTLTLALSGESDLNPVTLNALVGVVRDLLAHQVKVLVLAQPVESVRPFLDALALRLSGGGERLTLEGDAIPPALWRQAAPFITLEIPVEPVAGYWERVARLGACLRLPRVLVIHRDGGAGWLDGKGERLSFVNPARLKRFLVEDPSPYDSPARAQLQRTILALLSGGVGAVSLCRLLDLENELFSYEGQGVFFSRRHYCQVRPLNLDDYTQAAAVIRRGEQEGFLLPRGDADLTAILVQGYGAFISEQHLSGVCGLVTAPYRRVNAGEITALYALTRFQGEGVGGRLVTRLIQEARRQRLETLFACVGDPRAVAFFQHHGFRKVAPEALPEEKWHCYDPARKARIICLSRSPGGFLNKGG from the coding sequence ATGGGTCAGGCGTTTTCCGAAAAGGATTTTTTTCTCAAGGCGTTCCGCGGGTTGACTTTGACCCTGGCCCTGTCCGGAGAAAGCGATCTGAATCCCGTCACCCTGAATGCCCTGGTGGGGGTGGTGCGGGATCTGTTGGCCCATCAGGTCAAGGTGCTGGTTCTGGCCCAACCGGTCGAGTCGGTTCGGCCCTTTCTCGATGCCTTGGCGTTGCGCCTTTCCGGGGGCGGAGAACGCCTCACCCTGGAAGGCGATGCCATTCCCCCGGCCTTGTGGCGTCAGGCCGCCCCTTTCATCACCCTTGAAATCCCGGTGGAACCGGTGGCAGGCTATTGGGAGCGGGTGGCCCGTCTGGGTGCCTGTTTGCGTCTGCCTCGGGTGCTGGTGATCCATCGGGATGGGGGCGCGGGCTGGCTGGACGGCAAAGGGGAGCGGTTGAGCTTTGTCAATCCCGCCCGTCTCAAACGTTTTCTCGTTGAAGATCCCTCCCCCTACGACTCGCCTGCGCGTGCCCAACTGCAACGTACCATTCTGGCTTTGCTCTCCGGAGGGGTGGGGGCGGTCAGCTTGTGTCGTCTGCTGGATCTGGAAAACGAGCTGTTCTCCTATGAGGGGCAGGGGGTGTTTTTTTCGCGCCGTCACTACTGTCAGGTGCGGCCTCTGAACCTTGATGACTATACCCAGGCGGCGGCGGTGATCCGTCGCGGTGAGCAGGAGGGATTTCTTCTGCCTCGTGGGGACGCGGACCTGACCGCGATTCTGGTGCAAGGGTATGGGGCTTTCATTTCCGAGCAGCATCTTTCCGGAGTGTGCGGTCTGGTGACCGCGCCGTATCGCCGGGTCAATGCCGGCGAGATCACCGCACTTTACGCCCTGACCCGTTTTCAGGGGGAAGGGGTGGGGGGCAGGCTGGTCACCCGCCTGATCCAGGAGGCCAGACGCCAACGGCTCGAAACCCTGTTTGCCTGTGTGGGGGATCCCCGTGCGGTGGCTTTTTTTCAGCATCACGGTTTCCGGAAGGTTGCGCCCGAGGCCCTGCCCGAGGAAAAATGGCACTGTTACGATCCGGCCCGCAAGGCCCGGATCATCTGTCTTTCCCGCAGTCCGGGAGGATTCCTGAACAAGGGAGGGTGA
- the thiO gene encoding glycine oxidase ThiO, which produces MGCACAHRLAEAGLSVTLLEKSLPGAESSAAAAGILGAQSEVSGPGPFFELCLASRARFREYARELTELTGVSIGYEDSGVLEVALDPAEGRISVARAEWMLARGLKVELLDREEARRLEPALTPHMVGASYFPDDHQVDPVALSAALAAAASRKGAEFRSGERVRELVVVDNRVQGVRTDAGLIPADRVVVAGGAWSSEIQGLPRLRTAIKPVAGQIIQLENRPPRFRHVVYGYKGYVVPRADGRVVMGSTLEDRGFDKAVTLAGLHRVAGMAMEMLPGLADARFVTSWSGLRPATGDGLPLLGACAVEGLFIAAGHYRNGILLTPITAEVVRDLVIGQTPAVSIHDFAP; this is translated from the coding sequence ATGGGGTGTGCCTGCGCCCATCGTTTGGCCGAGGCGGGTTTGTCGGTCACGCTGTTGGAAAAGTCCCTGCCGGGGGCGGAGTCCTCGGCGGCGGCGGCTGGCATTCTCGGTGCCCAGTCCGAAGTCTCCGGACCGGGGCCGTTTTTTGAGCTGTGTCTGGCCAGTCGCGCCCGGTTTCGGGAGTATGCCCGCGAGTTGACGGAATTGACCGGGGTTTCCATCGGGTACGAGGATTCCGGAGTGCTGGAGGTGGCTTTGGATCCGGCCGAGGGACGCATCTCCGTGGCCCGGGCGGAATGGATGCTGGCCCGGGGGCTCAAGGTGGAGCTGTTGGATCGGGAGGAGGCCCGTCGTCTGGAACCGGCCTTGACACCTCATATGGTGGGTGCCAGTTATTTTCCGGATGATCATCAGGTGGATCCGGTGGCCTTGTCCGCGGCTTTGGCTGCGGCGGCGTCCCGTAAGGGGGCGGAGTTTCGTTCCGGCGAGCGGGTGCGGGAGTTGGTGGTGGTGGACAACCGGGTGCAAGGGGTCAGGACCGACGCGGGTTTGATTCCCGCCGACCGGGTGGTGGTGGCCGGTGGCGCCTGGAGTTCGGAAATCCAGGGATTACCCCGCTTGCGCACCGCCATCAAGCCGGTGGCGGGTCAGATTATCCAGTTGGAGAACCGTCCCCCCCGGTTTCGCCATGTGGTGTACGGCTACAAGGGTTATGTGGTGCCCCGGGCCGATGGGCGGGTGGTGATGGGTTCCACCCTGGAGGATCGGGGGTTCGACAAGGCCGTGACCCTCGCGGGATTGCACCGGGTGGCGGGTATGGCCATGGAGATGCTGCCCGGATTGGCCGATGCCCGTTTCGTCACATCCTGGTCGGGTTTGCGCCCTGCTACCGGGGATGGTCTGCCTCTGCTTGGCGCCTGTGCGGTGGAGGGGCTGTTCATCGCCGCCGGACACTATCGCAATGGCATCCTGTTGACCCCCATCACCGCCGAAGTGGTGCGGGATCTGGTAATCGGCCAGACTCCGGCGGTTTCCATCCACGATTTCGCCCCTTGA
- the mnmA gene encoding tRNA 2-thiouridine(34) synthase MnmA, with product MTGLLADRPSLPDFSSGSGSGRRIAVALSGGVDSAATAALLVSQGWEVIGLTMQLWDPGAALPAAGGRTCCAPEDRHDARRVAQKLGIPFYVLNLEAQFQRAVVDDFITSYAAGHTPNPCIRCNQILKFRLLLDKAMDLGAEFLATGHYARVETVEGVPRLLRGLDPDKDQSYFLFATRLEDLSRIRFPLGGLTKSQTRQLAESFGLHLARKRESQDLCFVPDGDHTAFFARHGSAATSTPGPIVDESGQILGQHQGLGHYTIGQRHGLGVAASYPLYVLAIHPGENRLVVGPAAALMRESLDVAQLHWLDPQPLTAPVSILAQIRHASPPRPAWLIPLEGQCARVEFVAPQRATAPGQACVFYVEDRVMGGGWIR from the coding sequence ATGACTGGTCTTTTGGCCGATCGGCCATCCCTCCCGGATTTTTCCTCCGGTTCCGGTTCGGGCCGACGGATCGCGGTGGCCTTGTCCGGCGGGGTGGACTCCGCCGCCACCGCCGCATTGCTGGTCTCCCAGGGGTGGGAGGTGATCGGTCTGACCATGCAGTTGTGGGATCCGGGGGCAGCCCTGCCCGCCGCGGGTGGTCGGACCTGCTGCGCCCCGGAGGATCGTCACGACGCCCGCCGCGTGGCCCAGAAACTGGGCATTCCCTTTTATGTACTCAATCTGGAAGCACAGTTCCAGCGGGCGGTGGTGGATGATTTCATCACCTCCTATGCTGCGGGCCACACTCCCAATCCCTGCATCCGCTGCAACCAAATTCTCAAGTTCCGTCTGCTGTTGGACAAGGCCATGGATCTGGGGGCGGAATTCCTGGCCACCGGCCATTATGCCCGCGTCGAGACCGTGGAGGGGGTGCCGCGTTTGTTGCGGGGGCTGGATCCGGACAAGGATCAATCCTATTTTTTGTTCGCCACCCGACTGGAGGATTTATCCCGGATCCGATTTCCCCTCGGGGGCCTGACCAAATCCCAGACCCGTCAGTTGGCGGAGTCGTTCGGGTTGCATCTGGCCCGCAAACGGGAGAGTCAGGATCTCTGTTTTGTTCCGGATGGGGATCATACGGCCTTTTTTGCCCGTCATGGCAGTGCCGCCACTTCCACTCCGGGTCCGATCGTGGATGAAAGCGGCCAGATTTTAGGTCAGCATCAGGGGCTGGGCCATTACACCATCGGGCAGCGTCACGGTCTGGGGGTGGCGGCGTCTTATCCATTGTATGTCCTGGCCATTCATCCCGGCGAAAACCGGCTGGTGGTTGGACCTGCCGCCGCCTTGATGCGGGAGTCGTTGGACGTGGCGCAACTGCACTGGCTCGATCCCCAACCGTTGACCGCCCCGGTATCGATCCTGGCCCAGATCCGTCACGCCTCCCCCCCCCGGCCCGCATGGCTGATTCCTCTGGAGGGTCAGTGCGCCCGGGTGGAGTTCGTCGCTCCGCAACGGGCCACCGCCCCGGGTCAGGCGTGTGTTTTTTATGTGGAAGATCGGGTCATGGGGGGGGGATGGATTCGATGA
- the trkA gene encoding Trk system potassium transporter TrkA — translation MSEQRMRVVIFGAGMVGSALGQHIIEQGHDICFVESNSNTVRAIRERMDVQIVHGTAENTSALKEADIESADMILVVTNQDKTNIILTLIARSFNPKARIIARIKDVEFLDNRQLWKTGTLADTIIISPERAVVETALHILTIQQAFDVVEFLGGKVRIAGFRLEEDNMISGKPLREVAHLFPSRHVLMVGVERNGEVFIPAGDSVLMVGDRVFLTVPEGLNIPDIMALLGKSYRKDPKFVILGGGQIGMSIARQLEKRGKQAVVIESDHQRCQELAESLSATVVLNGDVTDADLLGRAITSDTILLAVTPSQELNFFISLLARKRGAMQVVTMMDNEAYIGMAPELGVDAILSPRLAAVGTILRFARMGRILDSAVLLSGRLNLFLVEVDRGARLDGMPLREANFPRGLLMVAAVQDKQIIVPSGDLVLKAGDMALFVTLGDSQSTLMEQFITARDR, via the coding sequence ATGTCCGAACAACGCATGAGGGTGGTCATTTTCGGGGCGGGCATGGTGGGGTCGGCCCTGGGACAGCATATCATCGAGCAAGGGCACGACATCTGTTTCGTGGAGTCCAATTCCAATACGGTGCGGGCCATCCGGGAACGGATGGATGTGCAGATCGTGCATGGCACCGCCGAAAACACTTCCGCCTTGAAAGAGGCGGACATCGAATCCGCCGACATGATCCTGGTGGTGACCAATCAGGACAAGACCAACATCATCCTGACCCTGATCGCCCGCTCCTTCAATCCCAAAGCCCGAATCATCGCCCGCATCAAGGATGTGGAGTTTCTGGACAACCGGCAACTCTGGAAAACCGGTACCCTGGCCGATACCATCATCATCAGTCCCGAACGGGCGGTGGTGGAGACCGCGTTGCACATCCTCACCATTCAGCAGGCCTTCGACGTGGTGGAGTTTCTGGGTGGCAAGGTACGGATTGCCGGTTTCCGCCTGGAAGAAGACAACATGATCTCCGGAAAACCGTTGCGGGAGGTGGCGCATCTGTTTCCGTCCCGGCATGTGCTGATGGTGGGGGTGGAGCGCAACGGAGAGGTGTTCATTCCCGCCGGGGATTCGGTGCTGATGGTGGGGGATCGGGTTTTTCTGACCGTTCCGGAGGGGTTGAATATTCCGGACATCATGGCGTTGCTGGGAAAATCGTATCGCAAGGATCCCAAATTCGTCATTCTCGGGGGTGGTCAGATCGGCATGAGCATTGCCCGGCAGTTGGAAAAACGGGGCAAACAGGCGGTGGTGATCGAATCGGATCATCAACGGTGTCAGGAGTTGGCCGAGTCTCTTTCTGCCACCGTGGTCCTGAATGGCGACGTGACCGATGCGGATTTGTTGGGCCGGGCCATCACGTCGGATACCATTTTGTTGGCGGTCACCCCCTCTCAGGAGCTGAATTTTTTCATTTCCCTGCTGGCCCGCAAAAGAGGCGCCATGCAGGTGGTCACCATGATGGACAATGAGGCTTATATCGGCATGGCTCCGGAGTTGGGGGTGGATGCCATTCTGAGTCCCCGGTTGGCGGCGGTGGGCACGATTTTGCGGTTTGCCCGCATGGGACGGATTCTGGATTCGGCGGTATTGTTGAGCGGGCGTTTGAATCTTTTTTTGGTGGAGGTGGACCGGGGCGCCCGGCTGGATGGCATGCCACTGCGCGAGGCGAATTTTCCCAGAGGCTTGTTGATGGTGGCGGCGGTTCAGGACAAACAGATCATTGTGCCCTCGGGCGATCTGGTTTTGAAGGCCGGTGACATGGCCTTGTTCGTGACGTTGGGGGATTCCCAGTCCACCCTCATGGAACAGTTCATCACGGCCCGCGATCGTTAA